The following coding sequences lie in one Miscanthus floridulus cultivar M001 chromosome 9, ASM1932011v1, whole genome shotgun sequence genomic window:
- the LOC136480889 gene encoding uncharacterized protein At4g06744-like, protein MNSEDISGPLPTDFGFSKLSYLALANNKLTGPIPPSVIGHLHSSLLEIVLLNNQLSSCLPNELGMLSKAVVIDAGMNHLTGPIPSSFSCLSRVEQLNLAGNRLYGHAPHALCKLAGRAGRLFNVTLRGNYFTSVGPECTALIKDGILDVKKNCIPGFANQRRPAECIAFQSQPKTCPEVSTEVSCPATASTNSAAT, encoded by the coding sequence ATGAACAGTGAAGACATCTCTGGGCCTCTTCCCACGGACTTCGGCTTCTCCAAATTGAGTTACCTCGCCCTCGCCAACAACAAGCTCACCGGGCCAATCCCACCATCAGTGATCGGGCACCTGCACAGCTCCCTCCTAGAGATTGTACTGCTGAACAACCAGCTCTCCAGCTGCCTCCCCAACGAGCTAGGCATGCTCAGCAAGGCGGTCGTGATCGACGCTGGCATGAACCATCTCACGGGCCCAATCCCTTCATCATTTTCCTGCCTTAGCAGAGTCGAGCAGCTCAACCTGGCTGGGAACCGCCTTTATGGACATGCGCCCCACGCTCTTTGCAAGCTCGCTGGGCGAGCTGGCCGCCTCTTCAACGTCACGCTGCGTGGCAACTACTTCACCTCAGTCGGGCCAGAGTGCACAGCGCTAATCAAAGACGGCATACTGGACGTGAAGAAGAACTGCATTCCGGGCTTTGCAAACCAGAGGCGACCGGCGGAGTGCATCGCGTTCCAGAGCCAGCCAAAGACGTGCCCGGAGGTGAGCACTGAGGTGTCCTGCCCTGCCACAGCTTCCACGAATTCAGCGGCTACCTGA